The following proteins come from a genomic window of Flavobacteriaceae bacterium MAR_2010_188:
- a CDS encoding undecaprenyl phosphate N,N'-diacetylbacillosamine 1-phosphate transferase, producing the protein MYSSVVKPFFDRLFALIGLVVLSPLLLLVILVLLFEHSGKPFFIQKRGGFHRKAFNIYKFRTLNEARDANGRFLPLDQRVTTIGKFLRRTSIDEFPQLVNVLKGQMSFVGPRPLLIEYLEVYNRVEAARHLVMPGITGWAQINGRNHIGWAKKFEYDLWYVRNRSFLLDFKILLLTVKGFIIHDEVEDSTCVNVPEFERLESEKVG; encoded by the coding sequence ATGTATTCCTCAGTCGTAAAGCCATTTTTTGACAGGTTATTTGCTTTAATAGGACTTGTCGTTTTATCTCCTCTTTTACTATTAGTGATATTGGTGCTACTTTTTGAGCATTCTGGCAAGCCTTTTTTTATTCAAAAACGAGGCGGTTTTCATAGAAAAGCTTTCAACATTTATAAATTTAGAACCTTAAATGAAGCAAGGGATGCTAACGGAAGATTTTTACCGCTGGACCAAAGGGTTACGACTATCGGGAAATTTTTAAGAAGGACTTCAATAGATGAATTTCCTCAATTAGTCAATGTTCTTAAAGGACAGATGAGTTTTGTTGGTCCGAGACCACTGCTTATCGAATATCTAGAAGTCTATAATCGCGTAGAGGCGGCGAGACACCTTGTTATGCCCGGAATCACGGGTTGGGCACAGATAAATGGTCGTAACCATATAGGCTGGGCCAAAAAGTTTGAATACGATTTGTGGTATGTGAGAAACCGGTCATTCTTATTAGATTTTAAAATTCTCCTACTCACGGTAAAAGGCTTCATCATTCATGACGAAGTAGAAGATTCTACATGTGTAAACGTACCCGAGTTCGAACGATTAGAAAGTGAAAAGGTCGGCTGA